A single Drosophila miranda strain MSH22 chromosome XR, D.miranda_PacBio2.1, whole genome shotgun sequence DNA region contains:
- the LOC108153159 gene encoding myophilin isoform X2 yields the protein MYQSKINSKYSEELAQESLEWIKSVTAEPINTSGDTDNFFEVLKDGVILCKLANALQPGSIKKVNESKMAFKCMENISAFLECAKNFGVPTQETFQSVDLWERQNLNSVVICLQSLGRKASNFNKPSIGPKEADKNVRNFSDEQLRAGQNVISLQYGSNKGATQSGINFGNTRHM from the exons ATGTATCAGTCCAAG ATTAACTCAAAGTACAGCGAGGAGCTGGCCCAGGAGTCCCTGGAGTGGATCAAGTCCGTGACCGCTGAGCCCATCAACACGTCCGGGGACACGGACAACTTCTTCGAAGTGCTCAAGGATGGCGTGATCCTGTGCAAGCTGGCCAACGCCCTGCAGCCGGGCTCCATCAAGAAGGTGAACGAGAGCAAAATGGCCTTCAAGTGCATGGAGAACATCTCGGCCTTCCTGGAGTGCGCCAAGAACTTTGGCGTCCCCACCCAGGAGACCTTCCAGAGCGTGGATCTCTGGGAGCGCCAGAATCTGAACTCTGTGGTTATCTGCCTGCAGTCGCTGGGTCGCAAG GCCTCGAACTTCAACAAGCCCTCGATCGGACCCAAGGAGGCCGACAAGAATGTGCGCAACTTCAGCGACGAGCAGCTGCGCGCCGGCCAGAATGTCATCTCCCTGCAGTACGGCTCCAACAAGGGCGCCACCCAGTCGGGCATCAACTTCGGCAACACCAGGCACATGTag
- the LOC108153159 gene encoding myophilin isoform X1: protein MSSNRAPKSGFAAEAQRKINSKYSEELAQESLEWIKSVTAEPINTSGDTDNFFEVLKDGVILCKLANALQPGSIKKVNESKMAFKCMENISAFLECAKNFGVPTQETFQSVDLWERQNLNSVVICLQSLGRKASNFNKPSIGPKEADKNVRNFSDEQLRAGQNVISLQYGSNKGATQSGINFGNTRHM from the exons ATTAACTCAAAGTACAGCGAGGAGCTGGCCCAGGAGTCCCTGGAGTGGATCAAGTCCGTGACCGCTGAGCCCATCAACACGTCCGGGGACACGGACAACTTCTTCGAAGTGCTCAAGGATGGCGTGATCCTGTGCAAGCTGGCCAACGCCCTGCAGCCGGGCTCCATCAAGAAGGTGAACGAGAGCAAAATGGCCTTCAAGTGCATGGAGAACATCTCGGCCTTCCTGGAGTGCGCCAAGAACTTTGGCGTCCCCACCCAGGAGACCTTCCAGAGCGTGGATCTCTGGGAGCGCCAGAATCTGAACTCTGTGGTTATCTGCCTGCAGTCGCTGGGTCGCAAG GCCTCGAACTTCAACAAGCCCTCGATCGGACCCAAGGAGGCCGACAAGAATGTGCGCAACTTCAGCGACGAGCAGCTGCGCGCCGGCCAGAATGTCATCTCCCTGCAGTACGGCTCCAACAAGGGCGCCACCCAGTCGGGCATCAACTTCGGCAACACCAGGCACATGTag